The sequence below is a genomic window from Lolium perenne isolate Kyuss_39 chromosome 4, Kyuss_2.0, whole genome shotgun sequence.
gatacttgggcggcagcgggatcaggtcatattcgttgggatacggcttggaatagccgattgttctcctttttggcaggataccgaactggtctctcaagatcgtgctgatttgttccatggtatgagctgcaggggttgcgctttcatgactcgttccggtggcatatttagctagccacgcctgtttatcggcgtctgctccagaaatccctcctgctccagaaatccctcctgctgtaatctggttcgtgcgcgcccaattattgcagtccggcacgtatgtgcatacgtatccatgtggggtctctttaggtggctcatacaggaattggtaatcgccaggatcacctccaaccttgtagacgacgtaagccggtgaaccctgtggctctggagctgcaagcgtgaatggTAGTTGCGGTCTTGTGTGGAATGGTgcctctccctggtgagttcctagggtaggtcctgacggggagtactgatgcttcatgatttcctgaaccacgcgaactgcaatacgctccaaagtgttcaccaggctctcagaatggcggtgtagagaataagccaccatataattaacttcttgacgcagagctctggtgcgctcctccgaagggagagatagatctactccatcgagcacgccttcgggtgtgaatcctttgaacctaatgccatgtgcacgggtcctttcgaaagagccgatgagatcggcttcgaagagagccttaagctcatcatatttcttcttgtgctccgcAGGCAGATCTTCATACTTGACTAGTTCGTCCGACATCGTAGCTGCAGATGTTGACTTGGTTGGTGTAGagtgtcccaccgagcgtgccagaatgtgttgcctgccaaaacccaccggcgagcagcgacgagcaacacggagagccgggaggctcccaggactgctggtgggccctggtccctcgggcaacggcccgcaatgctctggcacacgtcctgacggtcgcaagggcgtgccacctgacctatacctggtcaggaaggtgttggattacttcgattagcttcctgcatggtagacacgtaaacattaaatacgagcccgatcggctctcaggttgccctgtgaatcggctcaaagagccgattgccccatggtccacgttggatttacgatgacatggggatcctgcttgatcaatacaaagttaaaccaatctacgacggtttagggttttcaccgcataaccggaacatcctacacgtagttgagcctagcagatacgaaagatgatagaaaaccagtcctaaaagaggcctaaaaaccaacatgaagtcaattcccggaacaatcccttctaggactagcaaaccatgcctcacgcactaccggatcgttcaacccgtttgcaaggcctaaccatgcggatattaaactaatccttgaagaacaaggaacaactataacagatcggatctactaaataaagaacaagcaagatgctgcccttacacctaagatagatgtaaaggcagctagatatcgaggggcagcataactaagcaagcaTATTCAAAACAAGCATCGATGCAAGCCCCAGAACATCTACGAtaagggtgttactcgccatcaacaaggcttcagtacgagcaacaccaggtaacgaataaaccgatactgcctagatcgcaagatgcgatctaggcagcatgatgcttacccggaagaaatcctcgaaacaaggggtggcgatgcgcctagattgtgtttgttgtgaacgtggtcgtcctcctttctcaataaccctaggtacatatttatagtccggggactttctaattcgggaataaacctaaccgtgtacgagctaaactctatctcttaattctaacgaaacctaccataatatacagatacacgggcaatctagcccaaactctcgtacaaggccgatttaGAGACACTTCATGcgcatatcctccaagcccatctcaatcacggcccatctcctgctctggctaaattctggtgataacagtaagtGCATGAACCAATCTAGTACTTGTTTGGGACAACCAGAAAGAGATCGCAAAGCGAATTTATAGGTCTGAAACATCAGGCTAAAGATTCAAAAAGTGTTGTCTTTTGCTTTTACTGTAGCCATACAGCTTGGGTCCTTCAAAAACAAAATATTGAGCTGAAGTCCATAGATGCATGGTTGTCTTACATCCTACTATGATGGAGTAATGACATTTGAGAGTTTCTTTTTCTCATACAACAGTTTAAGAGTTTAGCACCTTATCTTGATATACCATCGTTCGTGTAAGCCAGAAAAAGACCGatctcactggtagaaaaatggcctttagtcgtggttcgcaactgccattagtcgcggttgcgcaaccgcgactaattaagcgcgactaaaggcccccctttagtcgcggttgcttacgtggGCGGCTACCGTGCGcctgggcgaaggacctttagtcgcggttggtgtccccaaccgggactaaaggctatttcgttaaatttttttaattcatttggatttctaattttttttcactccgtttttttttcgttttttttcagaatttctcttatttcagttatttgcatagcttagtctctatctctaactacacttatctctagtcaaattacttactcgtggtcaaacttcccgctcggtcacccatcctcccactactccacctctagcacgcttaacttccgagttccattccgttccgcatccaagtgcttcgcgcgcatgtatgtgatagtagtatcatatcaatcctattaacatgttgatcgatgtcacatttctttattgtttgaatttcaaataattattttaataaataaaagtaatgatgtaataataatattgaataaataaataaacattaactttttaatttgtattatttttaattttattaattaattaaatatattttttgccaaacctaaaatctaaaaatttgaaaatctaaaaattgggtaaaaatgatagtaatctttatgcagaatgaaattattaattttaggttttaaaaaatttaaaatatataaaatccataatttatagaaaaaactaaaatcttcctgcttttgtatttccatttggaattttgagaatctaaaaattggctaaccgggtaaaccctggtgaatccggatgtaactttttcccaggatttttttgatatattatacgtttttttccgacgtcgtatgcaaaagttattgcggttttaccattttttaaactttttttgcaaaaaaagtggaaattcgaatttcttaatttctccgaaaagtaggttgcataacatacaagaatctgaaaacaattttttttttgaattttctatcattttcttttgtattttacaaaccaaaaaaagcataacatacaagaatctgaaaacaattttttttttgaattttctatcattttcttttgtattttacaaaccaaaaaaaggcgatccacgggggggggggtgcagggtgcgtgggagtaaaaaaactcggaaaaacctttagtcgcggttggggacaccaaccgcgactaaaggggtaccctttagtcgcggttgggccgcctcccgaaccgcgactaaaggggtaccctttcgtcgcggatggagcattagtcgcgggtcgcctcccgaaccgcgactaaagccccctttagtcgcggttcgaatatttccgggactaatgggggtggacggaagcctctttttctactagtgtctgTGGTTTTGTTACATCACGTCACACATTAAACTAACGAGGAGGCAACTATATGCTCCACAGAGACTGTTAAACTGAGTGCATGCTTGCTGGTTGTAAATGCAGGTCGTGGAGATAGACCCATTTGACGCCACCATGTTTGCCAACCGGAGCCTCTGCTGGCTGCGAAAGGGTGAAGGGGATAGAGCTTTGCAAGATGCGCGGCACTGCAAAATGATGAAGCCCGGTTGGTCCAAGGCATGGTACCGTGAAGGGGCAGCCCTCGGATTCATGAAGGTACATACGATGCATTAGTTATGTCCTTGTAAACTTGTTCCCAGCCTGGTATGTCCCTTGTGATATTTTCTCCATGCATAGGACTACGAAGGAGCCGCCGCCGCGTTCCACAGAGCTCTGCAACTCGACCCCAAGAGCAACGAGATCAAGGAAGCGCTGAGGTAACAACGATGGTTACTAACCTGAATTATTTGATCCATGGACGAAGACGAAGATATGAAGTTATTCGGTGTGACCATGCTCTTTTGACTGACTTTGATTGTTGCGACTTGTTTTCCAGGGAGGCGGTGAAGTCTATGGAGGAGATGCAGCACGACTAAGCAACCGGGATGTCTGTGTGTGTATAGAAGCGATCTCTGTAACGATCGTGCTGTATATATCCCTACTTTGGCTACTACCCTGCTAGTACCGATAGTTCGGACTGCAGACTGCTCGTACGTTAGATGATGTTGCGATGGACAGTTTCAAACTGTGCGCCATGAGGGGTCTCAGATTTTGGTAGGTTGCTGCGATGACACCTCGCATTTTGTGATGGCATGCATGTTCATGTAAAACTGTGACACTCCCAATATAATGAAACTACATCTGCCACTGTGTATGAGTCTATCTGTATGGGCGTATGGCGCTCCATTTGGGATGGCGCTGGACAGGTGCTTAGAGCatcccagccgttggggctccccaggccgaaatccggcaTTAGTTATcgccggatggatgtattttgtggcctggggaggcccattttcccagccgcgagcccatggtcgcgcacccaccgcgtgcatagcgacggcgcagtcaccgggaagggcaatcgtcggagtgccctcgacgcattgaaccgtcgcaaagtggtctggagagcccaaacgactcgtcgggaacggccgaagtggcctcgatgcgagaaccgccgtaatggagcacgaactccgcggaagagcaaccgccgctctcttcgtcgagaGACCTATATATACGGTTTACGAcggccgacgccattcatctgttctctcctcaccattctccgtcaaccatgagcgatctctcttggccatcggacaccgacagcgaggggaagccgcctggatggcgccattggtgggataaagctgcatcgtccagcaacgacgattcccccccgccggccagcgaggacgaatgggatgacgacgaggaggacgaggaggaggacgaaggggccaaggagcaggccgaggaagaggccgaggaaaaggaggaggaggaggacgaggaggacgacgaagaggctgaggacactgacgaggaggaggacccaacttcctccgacgaggaggtgacgagccggaagcgtcgccgccccgacgatgaggcggggccatctagaaagaagaagtagtttaagtttgttttcaagtttttatatgtaatttttatgttcattcgaattatattcgaaatatatataatctatctatgttgcaccacttgagagttcaaagctttcgttcgacgagggtattgccgtagatcgggaagacgtagatcgggaagacgagggtattgccgtacaaacccaggccattgtcgccgacaagttggggccacgcgcgctttcgtttcgtccggagtccccgagcgctccccggggggccggggatggcgtgggctcgccggatggatggagggccaaatccggacgaaaacgaggaaccgggggcgcgactgggccgaattacgccgtccggatggaaaaaacgctcgccgggggcttgttcggggggacgagtggagatgctcttatcctTTCGCCTAGCTAGGAGTCTCGCCATCCAATTCTCGAGACCACACaatgtgctatcttgctttgcacaTATGTGAGCGCTTTGTACATATATGAGCCGGGTAATTGGATCTTCTCAATACATGTCGAATGATAAAAACAGTAAAAGAACTAGCTAGCTCTCCAATTTCTTGCAGAATTACAGAATTGGCAGTTTTTGAGATTTAGTATCTTCAGTGTCTCCATGATCACATGTTTAAGACCTCTAAGCTTGGCAAAGAGAAAACGTTCACGCAAGGAATGCTCTCGGTGATCAACGGATATAAAGCCTTGCTCCATGCTCCAAGTGTGGCGATAGGAAAATCTTGCAACTCCGTCAGTGTTTAACTGAACCATCAGTGTTTATTTTTATAAAATCTCATCTGGAGGTCGCCATCCGTGCCATGGTAAGATCACCTGCTGTCAATCCTGGAGCCAAAGCTTCCCTAGCAGTTTTCACAGAAAACGCTGGATCCGTAACTTATTCATCATATTTCCATTTGTTATGCGAGAGCGAAATCGACAACATAATAGTGATGATAATTTCTGTGCCCTGATCTTAAAACTGTGGGTCACAAACGATATCTTGTGCCTAAGTCTGTGGGTGCATCCGAGGTAGACGAATGTCTAGCCATTTCACAGCTTCATTCCAAAACCATCTTGCATGAGAACATGTGATCAAGGCATGCAACAAGTGTCAACTTTTGAGAGGGGATTCTCATCTGACAAAATCCAGCAAAGCACCAGTCAGCAAAACACCCAGAACTTTGGGCGTAAATTTCAGCTTCCGTAGGGATGTCTACATCTGTTGTTTAGTCTCTGAGGTTTGGATAggaatttggtgcacatgggcaccagtgctccctcCACTTTcagatttttaatttttttaaaatctCACACTTATATTTCTCCAAAAATTatggcattaaatatgtagatagatatgTATAGGAGGAGTCTACGCAAAAAGTCCCGGTAAAAAATACTTTAAATTTTGAGAAATACAAAAtaaacaaatttctgacaaaaagACATACTATTTTAATACTATTGTACTACCATTTACTGTCACAAATTTGTATTTTTTATATTTCCTAAAATATAACATATATTTTAACGAGACCTTTTTGCATACATCCATACTGTATCAGGTGCACTGGTGTGaggttttaaaattttcaaaaatctgaaattaaagggagcactggtgcccatgtgtCAAAGACACTTTTTGCTGAGGTTCCTGCTACCATCCCTTCTTAGAGAGTTGCACGCTCTTTCTGATTCACTAGAGAATGGCCCTATCTTTCATGGCTCGAAGCATAAAAGTCCTCACCACCACCATTCAGCAAAGGTATATCTGCATCAGGTGCTATGAACACACTCGGCTTCACCAGTTCAGTATCTACAAGTTTCATAATATAGGACATAGAGATTGAGTATCAGTCCATATAGATATTGTTGAGCCGTCGCCACCGTCTGAACCAAAACTGCTTGCAGAGCCTCTCTACCTGCCACGATCGCGCCAAGTCGCAGAGGCAGAATGAGGGACATTAGCTTTCATAAAATCACAATTAATAAAATAGTGTTCATCAAAACTCTAGTACATAAGGAGCTTGTATTTGTCATGAATCTTCAACCATGCGTCCCCAACAGTGCCACGCCGAATATGTGTAAGTCACGGAAGCCCATTCCACCCTTTTATCTTTGGTGTAGCTAGATTGTTCCGAACCTAATACATGGACTTTCTGTCCAACGAACTGCCCCACCAGTAATTTTCCCAACAAACTAATGCGAGGGCAAATCGTTCATTGAATCGGGAAACACTAATCTCTCACACAAAATATTCGGCATGCACCGGCCTTGAAAGTTTTATTTCTTGATCTCTTTCAAAATAAAATGCATGTAGATTTTATTCTCTCTATCTATACCCTTCGTTATTTTCGTGCCATTTAACTGGCTCTTTTGAACTTCTTACCACCCTATTATATTTATCTGCTCTCAAGTCACGCAATAATCGGAGATCAAACACTTCCTTTTCTGATTTTCGTGTTGTGACTTGTGAGATGCAGAGATAGCCATACAAGACAACATTGATCTCCTTAGGGAAGATCCAGAGCTGGCTCTCCATTAATTTGGTATTTATCAAAAGAAACATGCGTTGCTATCAACAATTTTTGTAGGAGCTATAACTAGGTTTGAGAGGTGTACTAACGGTTCTATCGACGAACATAACCAGATCCATGTCATGCCCAACGATACATCCAACAGTTGGTGATCTTTTAGCCCAGGCTTGTTGCGGCCTTATTAATTTATAAAATCTAttaataaaaataatattttatAGGCtataattaaaaaaataaaaagaatcaATCGGCCTATTTCACTCGCTGCTACTACGGAATCGCTTGTATTCTTTTCCTCCGGCTACTAAGATGTTTTAGTTCGCCAGGTTATCTCCTGCCTGCTCATGGAGGCCTGCCGGGCTTGGATGTGTATTAAAGAAAGGAAATGTAGGCCTGCACTTTGGGCCATCGTACCGTTCACTGGGCCTATTCGCAGTGCTTTGCGGGTCCACCCTACAGCTACAGGTGTCCTCTTCTTCCTTTCCACTCTTGCTCCATCTTCACACAGTTTACCCCGCCCGCCGGTCTCCTCCCCAGATCCAGCCATCGCCATGGCGATCTCTCCCCACCACCTccttcccctcctcctcctcctcgccgccgccgccgcttccgccGGCGCCAACAACCTCGTTGGAGAGCTCGAGTCCCTGCGCTCCCGCTCCCCTTCCGGCGTGATCCACCTCACCGATACCTCCGTCACGCGCTTCCTCTCATCGTCCACGCGCCCCTACTCCGTCCTCGTCTTCTTCGACGCCACATCGCTCCACTCCAAGTCCGACCTGCACCTCCCCCAGCTCCGCCGCGAGTTCGCGCTCCTATCCGCCGCCTTCCAGGCCAACAACCCGGCCTCCTCCGACCTCTTCTTCGCCGACATCGAGTTCTCCGAGTCGCAGCACTCCTTCTCCCAGTTCGGCGTCAACTCCCTCCCCCACGTCCGCCTCATCCGCCCCCACCACTCCCGCCTCGCCGACTCCGAGCAGATGGACCAGTCCCACTTCTCCCGCCTCGCCGACTCCATGCTCGAGTTCGTCGAGGCCCGCACCGGCCTCCAGGTCGGCCCCATCACCCGCCCGCCCCTCGTCTCCCGCAACCAGATCATCCTGCTCGTCGTCATGTTCCTCGCCTCCATCCCCTTCGGGGTCAAGAGGATCTTGCAAGGGGACACCCTGCTGCATGACCGCCGCGTCTGGATGGCAGGGGCGCTCTTTGTCTACTTCTTCAGCGTCTCAGGGGGCATGTACGGGATCATCAGGCATACGCCCATGTTCATCACGGACCGGGCGGATCCAAACAAGCTCGTCTTCTTCTACCAGGGTTCAGGGATGCAGCTCGGCGCGGAGGGGTTTGCGGTCGGCTCCCTGTACACCCTCGTAGGCCTGATGATAGCTGTCGTCACGCACTTGCTGGTCAAGGTGGAGAGCCTGCAGACGCAGCGGTTTGCAATGGTGGCTGTCATGATAGTCGGATGGTGGGCTGTCAGGAAGGTCATTTTCTTGGATAACTGGAAGACTGGATATAGCATTCATACCTTCTGGCCTAGTAGCTGGAGGTAAAATGCTGCCCTCAACAAGCGGTCATGCTTCTTTCCTTTGCTTCCACAGGTATGTAATATTGTCTCTCCCTTTTCCATTCTCTACCTGCCGTTTTGGTGACATGTGCCCAGTtatattttagcaattactaataTGAATTTTGAAAGACGAGTCATGTATTTTAACAGTTCAGAAATTGTTATTGTACCCATTTTCGCAAATGTGATTGCTGATGAAC
It includes:
- the LOC139830610 gene encoding hsp70-Hsp90 organizing protein-like, with amino-acid sequence MFANRSLCWLRKGEGDRALQDARHCKMMKPGWSKAWYREGAALGFMKDYEGAAAAFHRALQLDPKSNEIKEALREAVKSMEEMQHD
- the LOC127326158 gene encoding probable dolichyl-diphosphooligosaccharide--protein glycosyltransferase subunit 3 — its product is MAISPHHLLPLLLLLAAAAASAGANNLVGELESLRSRSPSGVIHLTDTSVTRFLSSSTRPYSVLVFFDATSLHSKSDLHLPQLRREFALLSAAFQANNPASSDLFFADIEFSESQHSFSQFGVNSLPHVRLIRPHHSRLADSEQMDQSHFSRLADSMLEFVEARTGLQVGPITRPPLVSRNQIILLVVMFLASIPFGVKRILQGDTLLHDRRVWMAGALFVYFFSVSGGMYGIIRHTPMFITDRADPNKLVFFYQGSGMQLGAEGFAVGSLYTLVGLMIAVVTHLLVKVESLQTQRFAMVAVMIVGWWAVRKVIFLDNWKTGYSIHTFWPSSWR